In Candidatus Aquicultor sp., the genomic window CATTCTAACAGCGATCACCGGACGGTCCAGGGCAAACCGCGTTTCTTCATATATTATTCACTAATTCCAAGTACTTCCTCAGCCACTTGCTTGAGGGATAACTGCTTGTCCATACTCCACTTTTGAATCTGACGAAATGCGTCGGCTTCCACCAGCCCGTGGTCTCGCATCAGGATTCCTTTCGCCCGCTCTACGAGTTTGCGAATCTCGAGCCGCTCAGACAGGTCTTTTACCTGGTTTTCGAGCTCTCGCGCTTCCAGGTATCTGCTCCGGGCAACCTCGATTGCCGGCATTAGATCCGATTTATCAAACGGTTTTACCAGATACGCCATAGCACCCGCTTTAATAGCCTCTTCAACCAGCGTTTTCTGGCTATACGCCGTAAGCATGATAACCGGGCACAGGTTTTGCGCGCTGACCGACCGGGCAACATCTATGCCGTTCATGCCCGGCATCTTGATATCAAGAACCGCAAGATCGGGGTTGAGTTCTTGAACCAGGTCGAGGGCCCCCTCGCCGGTCCATGCCTCCCCGACCACTTCGTGGCCGAGCTCGACCAGCATTTCTTTTAAATCAAGCCGAATTATCGCTTCGTCTTCGGCGATGACAATTCGAAGTCGCTTCATAGCACCCCTTATTCAGCCTTTGTATCACTACTATAGTCGATAGGCACCTGAACCGTCACTTTTGTGCCACCGTTATCTCGCATATTCCACGTGCCGCCGAGCTCATCCGAGACCAGCGTGTGCACGATCTGCAACCCCAAATTGCTGCTTGTTGACGGACTAAAACCATCGGGCAGGCCGATGCCGTCATCGCCCACCGTCATGGTGAGCATTTTACCGTGGCGTTCAAGCGATATAATAATCTTGCCCGTTTTTCTACCGCTAAATGCATGTTCGACGGCATTTTGTACAAGTTCGGTTAAGATAAGTGCGAGCGATGTCGCCATCGGCGACGGGATTTGCCCCCCGACGCCCTTGGTTAGTATGGTGATCTTCTTATCCGGCCTGACGAGGCCGCTCTGTATCATCGTATTAATGTTAGTCGCGATCTCTTTAAAGTCAAGCGTGCCGCTACCGCTTTGCGAGAGTATCTCGTGCACGACCGCAATACTT contains:
- a CDS encoding response regulator; this encodes MKRLRIVIAEDEAIIRLDLKEMLVELGHEVVGEAWTGEGALDLVQELNPDLAVLDIKMPGMNGIDVARSVSAQNLCPVIMLTAYSQKTLVEEAIKAGAMAYLVKPFDKSDLMPAIEVARSRYLEARELENQVKDLSERLEIRKLVERAKGILMRDHGLVEADAFRQIQKWSMDKQLSLKQVAEEVLGISE